Proteins encoded within one genomic window of Caldisericaceae bacterium:
- a CDS encoding macro domain-containing protein, translating into LSIPAVSCGIFGFPKEKGTKIIVKTILKFLRFNGGVFNEIHLIGIGKEIPELFREALKNA; encoded by the coding sequence CTCTCAATACCAGCAGTAAGTTGTGGAATATTTGGCTTTCCAAAAGAAAAAGGCACAAAGATTATTGTAAAAACTATTTTAAAATTCTTAAGATTTAATGGAGGAGTCTTTAATGAAATACATTTAATTGGTATTGGTAAAGAAATCCCAGAACTTTTTAGAGAAGCTTTGAAAAATGCATAA
- a CDS encoding ribonuclease HI family protein translates to MHKIDIYTDGASRGNPGKSACSYVFVLDGNIIKFHSEYIGLAINNVAEYSALLLALKEALKDSYEELTVYSDSLLLISQIKGEYKVKSPNLKILNEEVLTIVPKFEKITFNHVGRENKFIKLADYLNTIILGPK, encoded by the coding sequence ATGCATAAGATTGATATTTATACAGATGGTGCATCAAGAGGGAACCCAGGAAAAAGTGCATGTTCCTATGTTTTTGTATTGGATGGAAATATTATTAAGTTCCATAGCGAATACATCGGACTTGCAATCAATAATGTTGCAGAATATTCTGCTTTGTTATTAGCACTTAAAGAGGCTTTAAAGGATTCCTATGAAGAATTGACTGTTTATTCCGATTCCCTCTTACTTATCTCCCAAATTAAAGGAGAATATAAAGTAAAATCACCTAACCTTAAAATTCTCAATGAAGAGGTTCTGACAATTGTTCCAAAATTTGAGAAAATAACTTTTAATCATGTAGGTAGAGAAAATAAATTTATAAAGTTAGCCGACTACTTGAATACAATTATTCTTGGGCCAAAATGA